In Saccharothrix violaceirubra, the following are encoded in one genomic region:
- a CDS encoding AzlC family ABC transporter permease — translation MRSTWRTPDRALVRDVAAIAAGAAVSGASFGAIAVASGAPVWLPVVMSLLVFAGGAQFMAVGIVAAGGGPVAAVVAGLVLNARHLPFGLAIGDVLGRGPVARLIGSHLLIDETVAFALAQRDPARARAAYWACGVAMFGAWNVAVVAGALAGQSIGDPGAFGLDAAFPAALLALVLPKLADRATRRAALLGAAIALAATPFLPAGVPVLLALGGLFVAARKGPA, via the coding sequence ATGCGTTCGACATGGCGAACACCCGATCGGGCACTGGTCCGTGACGTGGCGGCGATCGCGGCCGGTGCGGCGGTCAGCGGCGCCTCCTTCGGGGCGATCGCCGTGGCCTCGGGCGCACCGGTGTGGCTGCCCGTCGTGATGTCGCTGCTGGTCTTCGCCGGTGGCGCGCAGTTCATGGCGGTCGGGATCGTCGCGGCGGGCGGAGGTCCCGTCGCGGCGGTGGTGGCCGGGCTCGTGCTCAACGCCCGCCACCTGCCGTTCGGTCTGGCGATCGGCGACGTGCTCGGTCGGGGGCCGGTCGCCAGGCTGATCGGCAGTCACCTGCTGATCGACGAGACGGTGGCGTTCGCGCTCGCCCAACGCGATCCGGCCCGCGCACGTGCCGCGTACTGGGCCTGCGGTGTCGCGATGTTCGGCGCGTGGAACGTCGCCGTGGTCGCGGGTGCGCTCGCGGGGCAGTCGATCGGCGACCCCGGTGCGTTCGGGCTGGACGCCGCGTTCCCGGCGGCCCTGCTCGCCCTGGTGCTGCCCAAGCTCGCGGACCGGGCCACGCGCCGTGCGGCGTTGCTCGGCGCGGCGATCGCCCTGGCCGCGACCCCGTTCCTGCCCGCCGGCGTCCCGGTGCTGCTCGCGCTGGGCGGGCTGTTCGTGGCCGCGCGGAAAGGCCCCGCGTGA
- a CDS encoding AzlD domain-containing protein, translating to MNLLAVLVLAAGTYAFRLAGPLLRDRITLSPRLRDLLATAATVLLFALVATSTLTKGDWALPAGVLVGGVAAWRRAPFVLVIVLAAVTTAGLRLLGL from the coding sequence GTGAACCTGCTCGCCGTCCTGGTCCTCGCCGCCGGCACCTACGCGTTCCGGCTCGCCGGTCCGCTGCTGCGCGACCGGATCACGCTCTCGCCCCGCCTGCGCGACCTGCTTGCCACCGCCGCGACCGTGCTGCTCTTCGCCCTGGTCGCCACGTCCACGCTCACCAAGGGCGACTGGGCGCTGCCCGCCGGGGTGCTGGTCGGCGGCGTCGCCGCGTGGCGACGCGCACCGTTCGTGCTGGTCATCGTCCTCGCGGCGGTCACGACGGCCGGACTGCGCCTGCTGGGGCTGTGA
- a CDS encoding amino acid permease — MDEQTATEPDADGYTKSLTKRQVQMIAIGGAIGVGLFLGAGGRLAQAGPSLVFSYALCGLAAFFVMRALGELVLHRPTAGSFVEYAREFIGPWAGFASGWMYWVNWAMTGIAEITAVAIYVHRWLPDLPQWITALIALAVLVAVNLLSVKLFGELEFWFSVVKVTAIVVFLVTGIALVVGSADVGGTPASPANLVDHGGLFPAGVGVALLTLQAVVFAYSAIELVGIAAGETADPRRVLPKAINGVVYRIGIFYVGSVLLLAMLLPWTMFSAAESPFVTVFSHLGVPAVGDVMNAVVLTAALSSCNSGLYSTGRILRSLARHGEAPAFTGRMNSHHVPYGGILFTSVAYLAGVVLNYLVPKEAFDIAIAIASLGVIATWATLLVSQLRLRKAALRGEIRRPDYRMPGAPYTGYATLAFLGTVVVLMAFAGTAERIAFWSIPVLALVLFAGWRALQSRRSAADPAADRVGAAD; from the coding sequence ATGGACGAGCAGACGGCGACGGAGCCGGACGCCGACGGGTACACCAAGTCGCTGACGAAGCGACAGGTCCAGATGATCGCCATCGGGGGAGCCATCGGCGTCGGGCTCTTCCTCGGCGCGGGCGGGCGGTTGGCGCAGGCCGGACCGTCGCTGGTGTTCTCCTACGCGCTGTGCGGCCTGGCCGCGTTCTTCGTGATGCGCGCCCTGGGCGAACTCGTGCTGCACCGGCCGACCGCCGGCAGCTTCGTCGAGTACGCCCGGGAGTTCATCGGACCGTGGGCCGGGTTCGCCTCGGGCTGGATGTACTGGGTCAACTGGGCCATGACCGGCATCGCCGAGATCACCGCCGTGGCGATCTACGTGCACCGCTGGCTGCCGGACCTGCCCCAGTGGATCACCGCGCTGATCGCGCTCGCCGTGCTCGTCGCGGTCAACCTGCTGTCGGTCAAGCTGTTCGGCGAGCTGGAGTTCTGGTTCAGCGTCGTCAAGGTCACCGCGATCGTGGTCTTCCTGGTCACGGGCATCGCGCTGGTCGTGGGCTCGGCCGACGTCGGCGGCACGCCCGCGTCCCCGGCGAACCTCGTCGACCACGGCGGCCTGTTCCCGGCCGGTGTCGGCGTCGCGCTGCTGACGCTGCAGGCGGTCGTGTTCGCGTACTCGGCGATCGAACTCGTCGGCATCGCGGCGGGGGAGACCGCCGACCCGCGCCGCGTGCTGCCCAAGGCGATCAACGGCGTGGTCTACCGGATCGGGATCTTCTACGTAGGGTCCGTGCTGCTGCTGGCGATGTTGCTGCCGTGGACGATGTTCTCGGCCGCCGAGAGCCCGTTCGTGACGGTCTTCTCGCACCTGGGCGTGCCGGCCGTCGGCGACGTGATGAACGCGGTCGTGCTCACCGCCGCGCTGTCCTCGTGCAACTCCGGCCTGTACTCCACCGGCCGCATCCTGCGCTCGCTCGCCCGGCACGGCGAGGCGCCCGCGTTCACCGGCCGGATGAATTCCCACCACGTGCCCTACGGCGGAATCCTGTTCACGTCCGTCGCCTACCTGGCCGGCGTGGTGCTGAACTACCTGGTGCCCAAGGAGGCGTTCGACATCGCGATCGCCATCGCGTCCCTGGGCGTGATCGCGACCTGGGCCACGTTGCTCGTCAGTCAACTCCGACTGCGGAAAGCCGCACTGCGCGGCGAAATACGGCGACCGGACTACCGAATGCCCGGCGCCCCCTACACCGGCTATGCCACGCTGGCATTCCTGGGAACGGTCGTCGTGCTGATGGCGTTCGCCGGAACCGCCGAACGCATCGCCTTCTGGTCCATTCCCGTGCTCGCCCTCGTGCTGTTCGCCGGGTGGCGTGCCCTCCAGTCCCGCCGATCCGCCGCAGACCCCGCGGCGGATCGGGTGGGCGCGGCCGACTGA
- a CDS encoding YnfA family protein: MSVLRSVPLFVAAALLEIGGAWLVWQGVREHRGWLWIGAGVCALGAYGFVATLQPDAHFGRILAAYGGVFVAGSLLWGVVVDGYRPDRWDVVGALVCLVGVAVIMYAPR; the protein is encoded by the coding sequence GTGTCCGTTCTGCGCTCCGTGCCGTTGTTCGTGGCCGCCGCCCTGCTGGAGATCGGCGGTGCCTGGCTGGTCTGGCAGGGCGTCCGCGAGCACCGGGGGTGGCTCTGGATCGGCGCGGGCGTGTGCGCGCTCGGCGCCTACGGCTTCGTCGCCACGCTGCAACCCGACGCCCACTTCGGCCGCATCCTGGCCGCGTACGGCGGGGTCTTCGTGGCCGGGTCGCTGCTGTGGGGCGTGGTCGTCGACGGCTACCGGCCCGACCGCTGGGACGTGGTCGGCGCGCTGGTGTGCCTGGTCGGCGTCGCGGTGATCATGTACGCCCCGCGCTGA
- the pdxT gene encoding pyridoxal 5'-phosphate synthase glutaminase subunit PdxT, which yields MSTVGVLALQGDVREHLVSLAEADVLARPVRRPEELAEVDGLVLPGGESTAISRLLATFELLEPLRARLKEGMPAYGSCAGMILLADRVLDGRPDQHQLGGLDIVVRRNAFGRQVDSFEAEVDFTGLGAVHAVFIRAPWVESAGPDVEVLARVPETADAGEAAGRIVAVRQGNVLATSFHPELTGDGNVHRLFVDMVRAAG from the coding sequence GTGTCGACCGTCGGTGTCCTCGCCCTCCAGGGTGATGTCCGTGAGCACCTCGTGAGCCTCGCCGAGGCGGACGTCCTCGCCCGTCCGGTGCGCCGGCCGGAGGAGCTGGCCGAGGTGGACGGTCTCGTGCTGCCCGGCGGCGAGTCGACGGCGATCAGCCGCCTGCTGGCGACGTTCGAGCTGCTCGAACCGCTGCGTGCCCGGCTCAAGGAGGGCATGCCCGCGTACGGGTCGTGCGCCGGCATGATCCTGCTCGCCGACCGGGTGCTGGACGGCCGACCCGATCAGCACCAGCTCGGCGGGCTCGACATCGTGGTCCGGCGCAACGCGTTCGGGCGACAGGTCGACTCGTTCGAGGCGGAAGTGGATTTCACCGGCCTCGGTGCCGTGCACGCCGTGTTCATCCGCGCCCCGTGGGTGGAATCGGCGGGACCCGACGTCGAGGTGCTCGCCCGGGTGCCCGAAACGGCGGACGCGGGCGAAGCCGCCGGTAGGATCGTCGCGGTCCGACAGGGAAACGTGCTGGCCACCTCGTTCCACCCGGAACTGACCGGTGACGGTAACGTGCACCGCCTGTTCGTGGACATGGTCCGTGCCGCGGGCTGA
- a CDS encoding YebC/PmpR family DNA-binding transcriptional regulator, which produces MSGHSKWATTKHKKAAIDAKRGKLFARLIKNIEVAARTGGGDPDGNPTLYDAIQKARKNSVPLDNIERARKRGGGEEAGGADWQTIMYEGYGPNGVAVLVECLTDNRNRAASEVRTAMTRNGGSMADPGSVSYMFTRKGVVILPKNDVAEDDVLMAVLDAGAEEVNDLGENYEIVSEATDLVAVRKALQEAGYDYESADANFLPSVSVQLEAEGARKIFKLIDALEDCDDVQNVFANFDVSDDVMAEIDA; this is translated from the coding sequence ATGAGCGGCCACTCCAAGTGGGCGACCACCAAGCACAAGAAGGCCGCAATCGACGCCAAGCGCGGCAAACTCTTCGCGCGGCTGATCAAGAACATCGAGGTCGCGGCGCGGACCGGCGGCGGTGACCCGGACGGCAACCCCACGCTCTACGACGCCATCCAGAAGGCGCGCAAGAACTCCGTGCCGCTGGACAACATCGAACGCGCCCGCAAGCGCGGCGGCGGCGAGGAGGCCGGCGGCGCCGACTGGCAGACGATCATGTACGAGGGCTACGGCCCCAACGGCGTCGCGGTCCTGGTCGAGTGCCTGACCGACAACCGCAACCGCGCGGCGAGCGAGGTCCGCACCGCGATGACCCGCAACGGCGGTTCGATGGCCGACCCCGGCTCGGTGTCCTACATGTTCACCCGCAAGGGCGTCGTGATCCTGCCCAAGAACGACGTGGCCGAGGACGACGTGCTGATGGCCGTGCTCGACGCGGGCGCCGAGGAGGTCAACGACCTCGGCGAGAACTACGAGATCGTGTCCGAGGCGACGGACCTGGTCGCGGTGCGCAAGGCGTTGCAGGAGGCGGGCTACGACTACGAGTCGGCCGACGCGAACTTCCTGCCGTCGGTGTCGGTGCAGTTGGAGGCCGAGGGCGCACGCAAGATCTTCAAGCTGATCGACGCGCTGGAGGACTGCGACGACGTGCAGAACGTCTTCGCGAACTTCGACGTGTCCGACGACGTCATGGCCGAGATCGACGCCTGA
- a CDS encoding DUF4262 domain-containing protein translates to MSTPLSPQDRNLRNWLLEQSETNGHAVITVPQDDEGAGYAFSVGAWRRYGIAEAVVIGLPPEMAKMLLRMYVVRSVQGERFVPGKLYFDFFDGTPVTFEKVFKGFYAEFFGSAFLLYAKGDFAAVQIVLPTTDGHWPWSDNAPAGFADWQLLLTESGRPESWTPGVSGP, encoded by the coding sequence GTGTCCACCCCGTTGAGTCCCCAGGACCGGAACCTGCGCAACTGGCTGCTGGAGCAGTCCGAGACCAACGGTCACGCGGTGATCACCGTGCCGCAGGACGACGAAGGCGCGGGTTACGCGTTCTCCGTCGGCGCGTGGCGCCGGTACGGCATCGCCGAGGCCGTGGTGATCGGCCTGCCGCCCGAGATGGCCAAGATGCTGCTGCGCATGTACGTGGTGCGGTCGGTGCAGGGCGAGCGGTTCGTGCCGGGCAAGCTGTACTTCGACTTCTTCGACGGCACCCCGGTCACGTTCGAGAAGGTGTTCAAAGGCTTCTACGCCGAGTTCTTCGGCAGCGCGTTCCTGCTGTACGCCAAGGGCGACTTCGCGGCCGTCCAGATCGTCCTGCCGACGACCGACGGGCACTGGCCGTGGAGCGACAACGCCCCCGCCGGGTTCGCCGACTGGCAACTCCTGCTCACCGAGAGCGGCCGGCCCGAGAGCTGGACCCCGGGCGTCAGCGGACCGTGA
- a CDS encoding TIGR03086 family metal-binding protein produces the protein MTEFDARVRRVRTDQWTAPTPCAEWTVHDLVNHLVHEQLWAPELLAGCTVDQVGDRFDGDQLGDDPVHSWVLAAAAAREAWISPTALLRTVHLSAGKAPAPEYGWQMTLDLAVHAWDLARAIGVDERLDPDLAGTVLDYVDGHTGELADSGLFDDPVPVADDVDPQGRLLALLGRAP, from the coding sequence ATGACCGAGTTCGACGCGCGGGTCCGCCGCGTGCGGACCGACCAGTGGACGGCGCCGACGCCCTGCGCCGAGTGGACCGTCCACGACCTGGTCAACCACCTGGTCCACGAGCAGCTCTGGGCACCCGAGCTGCTCGCCGGCTGCACGGTCGACCAGGTCGGCGACCGGTTCGACGGCGACCAGCTCGGCGACGACCCCGTGCACTCGTGGGTGCTGGCCGCCGCGGCGGCGCGCGAGGCGTGGATCTCGCCGACCGCCCTGCTCAGGACCGTGCACCTGAGCGCGGGCAAGGCACCCGCCCCCGAGTACGGCTGGCAGATGACGCTGGACCTGGCCGTGCACGCGTGGGACCTCGCGCGTGCCATCGGCGTGGACGAGCGTCTCGACCCCGACCTGGCCGGGACCGTGCTCGACTACGTCGACGGGCACACGGGCGAACTCGCCGACAGCGGCCTGTTCGACGACCCGGTCCCGGTCGCCGACGACGTCGACCCGCAGGGCAGGCTGCTCGCCCTGCTCGGCCGCGCGCCCTGA